TAGCAGATCATAATAATTGCATAATTCTTTCTGGTATTGAAGAAGAAACTCCAAGATACAAAGAAACTATTGTACATGAAAAGTGATTTAAAATGGAAGATAACTTTAAGGAGTATGCAAATGAGATTTTAAATAATAAAGATCTTAATAACATAACATTTTTTGCACATCCTCAGGATTTTGAATACATTCTAAGTTTATTTGAAGGATTCAAAAATTTAAAAATCATTCAAACTTCTCCATACAATTTAGAAGTAATGCATAAAGATGTTTCTAAATACTCTGGCATAAAATTTTTAAAAGAAAAATATAGTATTTCTGACGATAATATTATTGTTAGCGGAGATGGAGATAATGATTTTGAAATGCTAAGCGGATGTACAAATTCTTTTGCAATGAAAAATGGAACAATGAAAGCTCATATGGCTGCTAAACATATTATTTCAAATGTTTTTGAAATAGAAAATTTTATTTCAATAAAATAAGACCACAAATAATTGCGGTCTTATTTTCTTTTATGTTTAAAAAAATCTGATATCAAGTTTTGATATTTTAATTCCAATTTCGAATCTTCAAGTTTTGTTATATTCATTTTAATTTCATCTATATTAACATCGTTTCTAAAACTCATTTTAATGTTCTCTGTTAAATAAACTACATTACTGATTTTTGCTTGTTTAATTGCTCCATAACACATTAAACATGGTTCTAAAGTAGTAAAAAGAGTGAGATCAGACAAATTAGCATTATTCATTTTTCTTATTGCTTTATTAATTACATTTATTTCTGCGTGCCCTGTTATTTTTTTTCTTTTATAACTATTATTGTTTGAATGAAAAACTATTTTCTTATCCTTTATTAGGCAAGAAAAAACAGGTACGTCCTTTGTATTATTTTTAATTTTAATATTATTTATATATTTTTCAAAATTTATCATAGTTTAATTATAAACAAAAAAACCGTGATACAAGACACATTCTCTTATAGCTGCTACCTTCCGGTCCTGACTCATTCGAGCGTAATCTTTATCACGGCAATAATATTATACATTTAAAATATCTTTTTTAAAACTAATCTATTTTAATATCACTTAATTTATCAATCACATATTTAGCTTTATCTCTTATATTTACATTATGTTCTTGAATTACCATATAAGAATTTTCAAAGAATTCTTTAAACATTGAAAGATCATTATTGTCATCACCTGCAACTATTATATCTTTTTTATCAATGTTAAATATTTTTGCCATCTCTTTTATAGCATTTCCTTTTGAAACTTCAGCATTGTGAATTTCATTAAAAGTAATTTCTTTTAAATTATTTGAAACATAACTAAAACTTATTCTCTTATTTTTAAGGTTTTTCATAAGTGTATTCCATGTTGACGTTTTACAACTCATTTTAAAACAAATCATTTCTTTGTCCTTAATGTAATTAAAAGGTCTATTTTGAGGTTTCATACCCATAAAAGTTTCTGACATTTCTTCTTCTCAATGATCATGATAAAAGAAATTCTCTTCTCCTTTAAATGAATAAACTAAACTAAATATTTCGCTTCTATTGTTTTCAACAAAATTAATTATTTCGTTTGTTAAATCAACTGGCAAGTATTTTGCAAATAATTCATTGCCTTTATTATCATATATTGCTGCTCCTGCATTTGTTAAATAATAATCAGGTATAAAATCAGGGTAATTTTCTTTTAAATGCTCAGATATATGTTCAAATGGTCTTCCTGTAGAAACTATTATTTTATTTCCATTTTTTTGCATTTTTTTAACAAAATCCATATCATTTTTAGTAATTAAATTTTTTTCATCTCTACTATTTCTTAAAGTTCCATCAAAATCTGTAAAAAGTCATTTCATATATTATTCTCCGTTAGTTTTCTTATTAAAATTATACATTTAATGTGATTGCCTAAAATGTTTTTAATAATAAAAAATAACAGTTTCCTGTTACTATATTATTTATTTAATTTTGCTAATCTTCTTTCTTCTTGACGTTTTCTACGTTGAACTTCTTGTACAGAACGGTTGGCTTTATGCTGATTTCAGAAGAAGAAACCTAAAGTTTGTATAATTTGGAAAGTTGATGAGAATATTCAGTAAATTGCAACCCCTGAGGCAACTGATGCAACAACAAAAATGAATACGAATGCAAATACACCTTGCATGATATATTGTTTTTTACGTGATTTTCTTTGTGCTTCAGTTAATGTTACTGATTTTTGTTTAATTGATTGTAAAATCAATGGCAATAACATTGATATGATTTGCAATGGTAAATAAACAGCAAGCAATGAAAGATAAATCACTTCTCCATTTAACATTTGTGATCAAGGTTTTTCAATTAACGCAATCAATCCTACGTTGGCGATTTTCAATGATTTTGTTGATCTAACAATTGCATAAATAGCAAATAAGAATGGCATTGATGCAAAAGCTCCAGCCATTGATGAGAATGGGGAGAAACCTTCTTTTTTCTGTAATGCTTGCATTTCAGCTGACATTTTTTGTCTTGCCTGAGGTGATTTATCACCTTTGTATTTAGCTTGAATGTCTGCTTGTTTTAGTTGGAATGCTTGTTGTTTATGTTGATTTACTTGAGATTTTCAAGTAAAAGCTAATGATATAGATTTAATAATAATAACTGTAAATAAAATTGCAAATATAACTGATACTCCATAACTTGTATTTCCAAATTCTGGATTTAGTGTTCCTGACATTCCCTTAATTAATGAATTAAGTAATAATGCTGTTGGATAAACGAAGAATCCATAGAAAGGTGAACCAGTTTTTGAAAAGGCTTCTGATCAAGAACTGATAACATTATATGCATATTGTTGACCATTCAAACCACTTACTATTACTGATCAGTTTTGCGAAGGTTTTTCACCTAAAGCTGAAATAACAATTTCAAATGAAACACCTGGCATATAAACTCTTCTACCTGTCATATCTGTAACTTCTTGAATTAAATATGGATCTTGATACATTTGTACACAACCTCAAATCATTGAGATTATGATAAATAAGAATCCTAAAATTTTAACTCATTTTCAAATAAGTTTTAATATTCTTTTTCTGTCGTTACTATCTGACATTTTTTGTCAAAAAGTTTTTTTTGTTTTTGTGGTGCTATTTGAGTTCATGTATGACATAACCCCATTTTTCTTATGGTTAGACATAAATAATTGATTTTCATTATACAAA
This is a stretch of genomic DNA from Mesoplasma coleopterae. It encodes these proteins:
- a CDS encoding HAD-IIB family hydrolase is translated as MKWWISDFDGTLTVNSKKEVIAEKDLNFIERWTKENNFIIATGRDVSYINYLIEHYNLKSEYKMANNGASLYKGNELIFNQSIEMEGRKKLFEIVNMLYKFCGIKIADHNNCIILSGIEEETPRYKETIVHEKWFKMEDNFKEYANEILNNKDLNNITFFAHPQDFEYILSLFEGFKNLKIIQTSPYNLEVMHKDVSKYSGIKFLKEKYSISDDNIIVSGDGDNDFEMLSGCTNSFAMKNGTMKAHMAAKHIISNVFEIENFISIK
- a CDS encoding nucleoside deaminase, producing the protein MINFEKYINNIKIKNNTKDVPVFSCLIKDKKIVFHSNNNSYKRKKITGHAEINVINKAIRKMNNANLSDLTLFTTLEPCLMCYGAIKQAKISNVVYLTENIKMSFRNDVNIDEIKMNITKLEDSKLELKYQNLISDFFKHKRK
- a CDS encoding Cof-type HAD-IIB family hydrolase, which translates into the protein MKWLFTDFDGTLRNSRDEKNLITKNDMDFVKKMQKNGNKIIVSTGRPFEHISEHLKENYPDFIPDYYLTNAGAAIYDNKGNELFAKYLPVDLTNEIINFVENNRSEIFSLVYSFKGEENFFYHDHWEEEMSETFMGMKPQNRPFNYIKDKEMICFKMSCKTSTWNTLMKNLKNKRISFSYVSNNLKEITFNEIHNAEVSKGNAIKEMAKIFNIDKKDIIVAGDDNNDLSMFKEFFENSYMVIQEHNVNIRDKAKYVIDKLSDIKID
- the yidC gene encoding membrane protein insertase YidC; amino-acid sequence: MSNHKKNGVMSYMNSNSTTKTKKTFWQKMSDSNDRKRILKLIWKWVKILGFLFIIISMIWGCVQMYQDPYLIQEVTDMTGRRVYMPGVSFEIVISALGEKPSQNWSVIVSGLNGQQYAYNVISSWSEAFSKTGSPFYGFFVYPTALLLNSLIKGMSGTLNPEFGNTSYGVSVIFAILFTVIIIKSISLAFTWKSQVNQHKQQAFQLKQADIQAKYKGDKSPQARQKMSAEMQALQKKEGFSPFSSMAGAFASMPFLFAIYAIVRSTKSLKIANVGLIALIEKPWSQMLNGEVIYLSLLAVYLPLQIISMLLPLILQSIKQKSVTLTEAQRKSRKKQYIMQGVFAFVFIFVVASVASGVAIYWIFSSTFQIIQTLGFFFWNQHKANRSVQEVQRRKRQEERRLAKLNK